Proteins from a single region of Canis aureus isolate CA01 chromosome 26, VMU_Caureus_v.1.0, whole genome shotgun sequence:
- the IDH3B gene encoding isocitrate dehydrogenase [NAD] subunit beta, mitochondrial isoform X3 has translation MAALSGVRWLTRALVAAPNPGAWRSLGTSAVAHAASRSQAEDMRVEGAFPVTMLPGDGVGPELMHAVKEVFKAASVPVEFQEHHLSEVQNMASEEKLEQVLSSMKENKVAIIGKIHTPMEYKGELASYDMRLRRKLDLFANVVHVKSLPGYKTRHNNLDLVIIREQTEGEYSSLEHESARGVIECLKIVTRTKSQRIAKFAFDYATKKGRGKVTAVHKANIMKLGDGLFLQCCEEVAELYPKIKFETMIIDNCCMQLVQNPYQFDVLVMPNLYGNIIDNLAAGLVGGAGVVPGESYSAEYAVFETGARHPFAQAVGRNIANPTAMLLSASNMLRHLNLEYHSNMIADAVKKVIKVGKVRTRDMGGYSTTTDFIKSVIGHLHPHGG, from the exons ATGGCGGCTCTCAGTGGTGTCCGCTGGCTGACCCGA GCGCTGGTCGCTGCCCCGAACCCCGGGGCATGGAGGAGCCTGGGTACCTCGGCCGTGGCTCACGCCGCCTCGCGGAGCCAG GCTGAGGACATGAGGGTGGAGGGCGCCTTTCCCGTGACTATGTTGCCTGGAGACGGTGTGGGGCCTGAACTGATGCACGCTGTCAAGGAGGTGTTCAAG GCTGCCTCTGTGCCGGTGGAGTTCCAGGAGCATCACCTGAGCGAGGTGCAGAATATGGCATCTGAGGAGAAGCTGGAGCAGGTGTTGAGCTCTATGAAGGAGAACAAGGTGGCCATCATCG GAAAGATCCATACCCCGATGGAGTATAAGGGGGAGCTAGCCTCCTACGATATGCGGCTGAG GCGTAAGTTGGACTTGTTTGCCAACGTAGTCCACGTGAAATCACTTCCTGGGTACAAGACTCGACACAACAATCTAGATCTAGTGATCATTCGAGAGCAAACAGAAGGGGAATACAGCTCATTGGAACACGAG AGTGCGAGGGGTGTGATTGAATGCTTGAAGATTGTCACTCGAACCAAATCTCAGCGGATTGCAAAATTTGCCTTTGACTATGCCACTAAGAAGGGGCGGGGCAAGGTCACGGCTGTCCACAAGGCCAACATCAT GAAACTTGGAGATGGGTTGTTCCTGCAATGCTGTGAGGAAGTTGCTGAACTGTACCCCAAAATCAAGTTTGAGACAATGATCATAGACAACTGCTGCATGCAG CTGGTGCAGAATCCTTACCAGTTTGATGTGTTGGTGATGCCCAATCTCTATGGGAACATTATTGACAATCTGGCTGCTGGCTTGGTTGGGGGAGCTGGTGTGGTCCCTGGTGAGAGCTACAGTGCAGAATATGCCGTCTTTGAGACG GGCGCCCGACACCCATTTGCCCAGGCGGTGGGCAGGAACATAGCCAACCCCACAGCCATGCTACTATCAGCTTCCAACATGCTGCGGCATCTCAA TCTCGAGTATCACTCCAACATGATTGCAGATGCAGTGAAGAAGGTGATCAAAGTTGGCAAG GTGCGGACTCGAGACATGGGCGGCTACAGCACCACAACCGACTTCATCAAGTCTGTCATcggccacctgcacccccatgggGGCTAG
- the NOP56 gene encoding nucleolar protein 56, producing the protein MVLLHVLFEHAVGYALLALKEVEEISLLLPQVEECVLNLGKFHNIVRLVAFCPFASSQVALENANAVSEGVVHEDLRLLLETHLPSKKKKVLLGVGDPKIGAAIQEELGYNCQTGGVIAEILRGVRLHFHNLVKGLTDLSACKAQLGLGHSYSRAKVKFNVNRVDNMIIQSISLLDQLDKDINTFSMRVREWYGYHFPELVKIINDNATYCRLAQFIGNRRELNEEKLEKLEELTMDGAKAKAILDASRSSMGMDISAIDLINIESFSSRVVSLSEYRQSLHTYLRSKMSQVAPSLSALIGEAVGARLIAHAGSLTNLAKYPASTVQILGAEKALFRALKTRGNTPKYGLIFHSTFIGRAAAKNKGRISRYLANKCSIASRIDCFSEVPTSVFGEKLREQVEERLSFYETGEIPRKNLDVMKEAMVQAEEAAAEMARKLEKQEKKRLKKEKKRLAALALASSENSSTPEEYEETQSERPKKKKKQKPQETPQENGMEDPSVSISKPKKKRSFSKEELVSSDVEETAGNVSLPKRKKSFPKEEPVSDAEEAVNRSVPKKKRKFSSKEEPLSSGPEEAAGNKSGSSKKKKKLQKLSQED; encoded by the exons ATG GTTCTCCTGCACGTGCTGTTCGAGCACGCGGTCGGCTACGCGCTGCTGGCGCTCAAGGAGGTGGAGGAGATCAGCCTGCTGCTGCCGCAG GTGGAGGAGTGCGTGCTCAACTTGGGCAAGTTCCACAACATCGTTCGCCTCGTGGCCTTTTGTCCCTTCGCCTCGTCCCAGGTTGCCTTGGAAAATGCCAACGCTGTGTCCGAAG GTGTCGTTCATGAGGACCTCCGCCTGCTCTTGGAGACTCACCTGCCatccaaaaagaagaaagtacTCCTGGGGGTTGGAGACCCCAAGATCGGTGCTGCTATACAAGAAGAGTTAGGGTACAACTGCCAGACTGGAGGCGTGATAGCTGAGATCCTGCGAG GGGTTCGTCTGCACTTCCACAACCTGGTGAAAGGTCTGACAGATCTGTCTGCTTGTAAAGCCCAGTTGGGGCTGGGACACAGCTATTCTCGTGCCAAAGTTAAGTTTAATGTGAACCGGGTGGACAATATGATTATCCAGTCCATCAGCCTCCTGGACCAGCTGGATAAGGACATTAATACTTTTTCCATGCGTGTCAG ggagtggTATGGGTATCACTTTCCTGAGCTGGTGAAGATCATCAACGATAATGCTACATACTGCCGCCTTGCTCAGTTCATTGGAAACCGAAGGGAGCTGAATGAGGAGAAGCTTGAGAAGCTGGAAGAGCTGACAATGGATGGGGCCAAGGCTAAGGCTATTCTGGATGCCTCGCGATCCTCCATGG GCATGGACATATCGGCCATCGACCTGATAAACATCGAGAGCTTCTCCAGTCGTGTGGTGTCTTTGTCAGAGTACCGCCAGAGCCTGCATACTTACCTGCGGTCCAAGATGAGCCAAGTAGCCCCCAGCCTCTCAGCCCTAATTGGGGAAGCG GTAGGTGCACGTCTCATTGCTCATGCTGGCAGCCTCACCAACTTGGCCAAGTATCCAGCGTCCACAGTGCAGATCCTTGGGGCTGAAAAGGCCCTGTTCAG AGCCCTGAAGACCAGGGGTAACACTCCAAAATATGGACTCATTTTCCACTCCACCTTCATTGGCCGAGCAGCTGCCAAGAACAAAGGCCGCATCTCCCGATACCTGGCAAACAAATGCAGTATTGCCTCACGAATTGATTGCTTCTCTG AGGTACCCACAAGTGTATTTGGGGAGAAGCTTCGAGAGCAAGTTGAGGAGCGGCTATCCTTCTATGAGACAGGAGAGATTCCACGAAAGAATCTGGATGTCATGAAGGAGGCAATGGTTCAG GCAGAAGAAGCGGCTGCTGAGATGGCTAGAAagttggagaagcaggagaagaaacgcttgaagaaggagaagaaacgGCTAGCCGCCCTTGCCCTTGCATCTTCAGAAAACAGTAGTACCCCAGAGGAGTATGAG GAGACCCAAAGTGAAAGacccaaaaagaagaaaaagcaaaagcccCAGGAGACTCCACAGGAGAATGGAATGGAAGACCCATCTGTCTCCATCTCCAAACCCAAGAAAAAGAGATCTTTTTCCAAGGAGGAGCTGGTTAGTAGTGATGTTGAAGAGACAGCTGGCAATGTAAGTCTTCCCAAGAGGAAGAAATCTTTTCCCAAAGAGGAACCAGTTAGCGATGCTGAAGAGGCAGTAAACAGGAGCGTCcccaagaaaaagaggaaattctCTTCTAAGGAGGAGCCACTTAGCAGTGGACCTGAAGAGGCTGCTGGCAACAAGAGCGGCAgctccaagaaaaagaaaaagctccaGAAGCTATCCCAGGAAGATTAG
- the IDH3B gene encoding isocitrate dehydrogenase [NAD] subunit beta, mitochondrial isoform X1, whose translation MAALSGVRWLTRVRPGALVAAPNPGAWRSLGTSAVAHAASRSQAEDMRVEGAFPVTMLPGDGVGPELMHAVKEVFKAASVPVEFQEHHLSEVQNMASEEKLEQVLSSMKENKVAIIGKIHTPMEYKGELASYDMRLRRKLDLFANVVHVKSLPGYKTRHNNLDLVIIREQTEGEYSSLEHESARGVIECLKIVTRTKSQRIAKFAFDYATKKGRGKVTAVHKANIMKLGDGLFLQCCEEVAELYPKIKFETMIIDNCCMQLVQNPYQFDVLVMPNLYGNIIDNLAAGLVGGAGVVPGESYSAEYAVFETGARHPFAQAVGRNIANPTAMLLSASNMLRHLNLEYHSNMIADAVKKVIKVGKVRTRDMGGYSTTTDFIKSVIGHLHPHGG comes from the exons ATGGCGGCTCTCAGTGGTGTCCGCTGGCTGACCCGAGTGAGGCCCGGG GCGCTGGTCGCTGCCCCGAACCCCGGGGCATGGAGGAGCCTGGGTACCTCGGCCGTGGCTCACGCCGCCTCGCGGAGCCAG GCTGAGGACATGAGGGTGGAGGGCGCCTTTCCCGTGACTATGTTGCCTGGAGACGGTGTGGGGCCTGAACTGATGCACGCTGTCAAGGAGGTGTTCAAG GCTGCCTCTGTGCCGGTGGAGTTCCAGGAGCATCACCTGAGCGAGGTGCAGAATATGGCATCTGAGGAGAAGCTGGAGCAGGTGTTGAGCTCTATGAAGGAGAACAAGGTGGCCATCATCG GAAAGATCCATACCCCGATGGAGTATAAGGGGGAGCTAGCCTCCTACGATATGCGGCTGAG GCGTAAGTTGGACTTGTTTGCCAACGTAGTCCACGTGAAATCACTTCCTGGGTACAAGACTCGACACAACAATCTAGATCTAGTGATCATTCGAGAGCAAACAGAAGGGGAATACAGCTCATTGGAACACGAG AGTGCGAGGGGTGTGATTGAATGCTTGAAGATTGTCACTCGAACCAAATCTCAGCGGATTGCAAAATTTGCCTTTGACTATGCCACTAAGAAGGGGCGGGGCAAGGTCACGGCTGTCCACAAGGCCAACATCAT GAAACTTGGAGATGGGTTGTTCCTGCAATGCTGTGAGGAAGTTGCTGAACTGTACCCCAAAATCAAGTTTGAGACAATGATCATAGACAACTGCTGCATGCAG CTGGTGCAGAATCCTTACCAGTTTGATGTGTTGGTGATGCCCAATCTCTATGGGAACATTATTGACAATCTGGCTGCTGGCTTGGTTGGGGGAGCTGGTGTGGTCCCTGGTGAGAGCTACAGTGCAGAATATGCCGTCTTTGAGACG GGCGCCCGACACCCATTTGCCCAGGCGGTGGGCAGGAACATAGCCAACCCCACAGCCATGCTACTATCAGCTTCCAACATGCTGCGGCATCTCAA TCTCGAGTATCACTCCAACATGATTGCAGATGCAGTGAAGAAGGTGATCAAAGTTGGCAAG GTGCGGACTCGAGACATGGGCGGCTACAGCACCACAACCGACTTCATCAAGTCTGTCATcggccacctgcacccccatgggGGCTAG
- the IDH3B gene encoding isocitrate dehydrogenase [NAD] subunit beta, mitochondrial isoform X2: MAALSGVRWLTRVRPGALVAAPNPGAWRSLGTSAVAHAASRSQAEDMRVEGAFPVTMLPGDGVGPELMHAVKEVFKAASVPVEFQEHHLSEVQNMASEEKLEQVLSSMKENKVAIIGKIHTPMEYKGELASYDMRLRRKLDLFANVVHVKSLPGYKTRHNNLDLVIIREQTEGEYSSLEHESARGVIECLKIVTRTKSQRIAKFAFDYATKKGRGKVTAVHKANIMKLGDGLFLQCCEEVAELYPKIKFETMIIDNCCMQLVQNPYQFDVLVMPNLYGNIIDNLAAGLVGGAGVVPGESYSAEYAVFETGARHPFAQAVGRNIANPTAMLLSASNMLRHLNLEYHSNMIADAVKKVIKVGKVRTSDMGGYATCQDFTEAVIGALPHP, from the exons ATGGCGGCTCTCAGTGGTGTCCGCTGGCTGACCCGAGTGAGGCCCGGG GCGCTGGTCGCTGCCCCGAACCCCGGGGCATGGAGGAGCCTGGGTACCTCGGCCGTGGCTCACGCCGCCTCGCGGAGCCAG GCTGAGGACATGAGGGTGGAGGGCGCCTTTCCCGTGACTATGTTGCCTGGAGACGGTGTGGGGCCTGAACTGATGCACGCTGTCAAGGAGGTGTTCAAG GCTGCCTCTGTGCCGGTGGAGTTCCAGGAGCATCACCTGAGCGAGGTGCAGAATATGGCATCTGAGGAGAAGCTGGAGCAGGTGTTGAGCTCTATGAAGGAGAACAAGGTGGCCATCATCG GAAAGATCCATACCCCGATGGAGTATAAGGGGGAGCTAGCCTCCTACGATATGCGGCTGAG GCGTAAGTTGGACTTGTTTGCCAACGTAGTCCACGTGAAATCACTTCCTGGGTACAAGACTCGACACAACAATCTAGATCTAGTGATCATTCGAGAGCAAACAGAAGGGGAATACAGCTCATTGGAACACGAG AGTGCGAGGGGTGTGATTGAATGCTTGAAGATTGTCACTCGAACCAAATCTCAGCGGATTGCAAAATTTGCCTTTGACTATGCCACTAAGAAGGGGCGGGGCAAGGTCACGGCTGTCCACAAGGCCAACATCAT GAAACTTGGAGATGGGTTGTTCCTGCAATGCTGTGAGGAAGTTGCTGAACTGTACCCCAAAATCAAGTTTGAGACAATGATCATAGACAACTGCTGCATGCAG CTGGTGCAGAATCCTTACCAGTTTGATGTGTTGGTGATGCCCAATCTCTATGGGAACATTATTGACAATCTGGCTGCTGGCTTGGTTGGGGGAGCTGGTGTGGTCCCTGGTGAGAGCTACAGTGCAGAATATGCCGTCTTTGAGACG GGCGCCCGACACCCATTTGCCCAGGCGGTGGGCAGGAACATAGCCAACCCCACAGCCATGCTACTATCAGCTTCCAACATGCTGCGGCATCTCAA TCTCGAGTATCACTCCAACATGATTGCAGATGCAGTGAAGAAGGTGATCAAAGTTGGCAAG GTTCGAACTTCTGACATGGGTGGCTATGCCACCTGCCAGGACTTCACTGAGGCGGTCATTGGTGCTCTGCCTCACCCATAG
- the IDH3B gene encoding isocitrate dehydrogenase [NAD] subunit beta, mitochondrial isoform X4 — protein sequence MAALSGVRWLTRALVAAPNPGAWRSLGTSAVAHAASRSQAEDMRVEGAFPVTMLPGDGVGPELMHAVKEVFKAASVPVEFQEHHLSEVQNMASEEKLEQVLSSMKENKVAIIGKIHTPMEYKGELASYDMRLRRKLDLFANVVHVKSLPGYKTRHNNLDLVIIREQTEGEYSSLEHESARGVIECLKIVTRTKSQRIAKFAFDYATKKGRGKVTAVHKANIMKLGDGLFLQCCEEVAELYPKIKFETMIIDNCCMQLVQNPYQFDVLVMPNLYGNIIDNLAAGLVGGAGVVPGESYSAEYAVFETGARHPFAQAVGRNIANPTAMLLSASNMLRHLNLEYHSNMIADAVKKVIKVGKVRTSDMGGYATCQDFTEAVIGALPHP from the exons ATGGCGGCTCTCAGTGGTGTCCGCTGGCTGACCCGA GCGCTGGTCGCTGCCCCGAACCCCGGGGCATGGAGGAGCCTGGGTACCTCGGCCGTGGCTCACGCCGCCTCGCGGAGCCAG GCTGAGGACATGAGGGTGGAGGGCGCCTTTCCCGTGACTATGTTGCCTGGAGACGGTGTGGGGCCTGAACTGATGCACGCTGTCAAGGAGGTGTTCAAG GCTGCCTCTGTGCCGGTGGAGTTCCAGGAGCATCACCTGAGCGAGGTGCAGAATATGGCATCTGAGGAGAAGCTGGAGCAGGTGTTGAGCTCTATGAAGGAGAACAAGGTGGCCATCATCG GAAAGATCCATACCCCGATGGAGTATAAGGGGGAGCTAGCCTCCTACGATATGCGGCTGAG GCGTAAGTTGGACTTGTTTGCCAACGTAGTCCACGTGAAATCACTTCCTGGGTACAAGACTCGACACAACAATCTAGATCTAGTGATCATTCGAGAGCAAACAGAAGGGGAATACAGCTCATTGGAACACGAG AGTGCGAGGGGTGTGATTGAATGCTTGAAGATTGTCACTCGAACCAAATCTCAGCGGATTGCAAAATTTGCCTTTGACTATGCCACTAAGAAGGGGCGGGGCAAGGTCACGGCTGTCCACAAGGCCAACATCAT GAAACTTGGAGATGGGTTGTTCCTGCAATGCTGTGAGGAAGTTGCTGAACTGTACCCCAAAATCAAGTTTGAGACAATGATCATAGACAACTGCTGCATGCAG CTGGTGCAGAATCCTTACCAGTTTGATGTGTTGGTGATGCCCAATCTCTATGGGAACATTATTGACAATCTGGCTGCTGGCTTGGTTGGGGGAGCTGGTGTGGTCCCTGGTGAGAGCTACAGTGCAGAATATGCCGTCTTTGAGACG GGCGCCCGACACCCATTTGCCCAGGCGGTGGGCAGGAACATAGCCAACCCCACAGCCATGCTACTATCAGCTTCCAACATGCTGCGGCATCTCAA TCTCGAGTATCACTCCAACATGATTGCAGATGCAGTGAAGAAGGTGATCAAAGTTGGCAAG GTTCGAACTTCTGACATGGGTGGCTATGCCACCTGCCAGGACTTCACTGAGGCGGTCATTGGTGCTCTGCCTCACCCATAG